CCGTGCGGTGTGTGCCCGCGGCCGGGGCGGGGCCCGGGGCGCCGCGGGTCCGCAGGTGGGCAACGCGCTGGGCAGCCTGGAGCCGCTGCGCTGGATGCTGCGCTCGCCCTTCGACCGCAACGTGCCGGTCAACCTGGAGCTGCAGGAGCTGCTGCTGGACTACAGCTTCCAGCACCTCGGGGTGTCCTCGCAGGTGACGGCCCACTCGGCTGGGATCTGCTCGTTTCGCCCGAAGTGTTTTTAGCCAGGACGTGGGGTTACAGCAGTGACCAGACAacgctgtttttttgttttttaatcccaAAAGTATCGGTAGTGGCTTTGTGTGGACTCATGGGAACCAGTAGGAAGGGTTCTGCAGCATTCCCCTCGACGGAGGCTAGTGTCTTAGCGGATGtgacattctgtaggttgcagaTAGAGACAACATAATTTGCAGGTTTGGTTGGAGGTTGGCTTAACCAACTATTTCCGtattctcaaaaataatttttttttaagccgagcgtggtggtgcacgcctttaatcccagcacttgggagagaggtaggaggatcgccatgacttcaaggccaccctgagactacatagtgagttctaggtcagcctgtgctacagtaagaccctaccttgagaaaaccacacacacacaattttttttttctggttagataacatttttttttaaattatgctcagtgaatacagtcaatttggtaccagtGTTAAAGTTTTTTGTGTCATTATTTGGGGAAGACGGGGATAGAGTGGGCACgtcagggtgtctagccactgcagactctagactccttgtgttaccttgtgcatctggcttcacgtgtgcagaggggaatcgaactcaggtccttaggctttgcagtcaactgccttaaccactgagtacatctctccagcctgagatgttTTACAGTTGCTTCTTATTGGAATTGTAATTGGAGATCAAAGGCAAATAAGaatcagattttaaaaagaatgttttattaatactcttttttttgtccttttctttaaaagtagGGCTGTGTTGATCATCCCATAGTTTTGACAGAAGCTGTGTGCAACCCACTCTATTCTCGCCAAATGATGTCCGAGCTCCTTTTCGAATGCTATCGGATCCCAAAGGTGGCCTATGGgatagacagcctcttcagcttCTACCACAACATGCCAAAGAACTCACTGTCCAGCGGCCTCATCATTTCGTCTGGATACCAGTGTACACATATCTTACCCATCTTAGAAGGAAGGTGAGTTGTAcacattatttttatgttatgtcGAAGATTTATCCTTTTCCCAGAACACCTAGGATCACCAGATGGTTCTGTGCTGGCATCTCCTGGTGAGGCGTGGTACAGCAGCAGCTTTTCCATAAGCAGCCAGTTCTGGTCCTTTGCCACTCATGTTTGTTCACATTAAGAAAGTttaataagccgggcgtggtggcgcacgcctttaatcccagcacttgggaggcagaggtaggaggatcggcgagagttcgaggccaccctgagactacatagtgaattccaagtcagcctgaacccgagtgagaccctacctcgaaaaaccaaaaaaaaaaaaaaagaaagtttaatacatgatctcacagtgcctgatactacctacacaggaccatcataataggaggaaaagataagacAGAACAAAAGcaactgactgagagggggaggggatatgatggagagtggagtttcaaaggggaaagttgggggagggagggaattgccatggtatattgtttacaatcatggaagttgtcaataataagaataaaaaccaaagaaatgcccagaaggagggtaggactccttacaatgtactcttccagacacagaatggtctAATCCATGAGTTCGCAGTGCCTGGCTCTActcacacaagaccatcataattggaggaaaagatgatgatacaaataaaacagagactgatggagagggttTTGAggaagagtggagttgtgaatgaaggggaaagtggggggaggggattatcatagtttgttgtctataattatggaaattatcaataataaaaaattttagggctggagagatgggttagtggttaagtgcttgcttgtgaagcctaaggaccccagtttgaggctccattccccaggatccatgttagccagatgcacaaggggtcgtacatgtctggagttcctttgcagtggctggaggccctggtgtgcccattctctctctctctctgactggcTTTCACTCtgtgctgtcactctcaaataaataaaaaatgaacaaaaattttaagtaaaaattttaaaactttttttaaaaaggaagttaaTCTGCTTTTCTTCCTTGCTTCACGTGAGAGGAACCTCTGGCCTCAGGAGGTGACACTGAACCAGTGTGCATATGGTTACTTCATCTATTTACATCAGTAGAAGGGAATTGCATAGGGAGATATACTGCTGTTGTGAGCTTGTTTCAGTACGgattctagccaggcgtggtggcacatgccccaATTGCTATCTGCTGGGGAACAAGCATTgagaaaacatgagtttataaGAAACATCCaatgcaaaccaccacagctgtctCACTTTCCCCCAAGATGTTCTGTCTATAGTTTGTCCTTTGTGTTGTTCAAAATGATGTTTCTATGACTTGGTTGTAGACTGGATGCCAGAAACTGCAAGCGCATCAACCTCGGAGGAAGCCAGGCGGCCGGCTACCTGCAGCGGCTGCTGCAGCTAAAGTACCCGGGACACCTGGCAGCCGTCACACTCAGCCGCACGGAGGAGATCCTGCGGGAGCACAGCTACATCGCCGAGGACTACAGCGCAGGTGATGCGCGGGACGGTGTGACACATGTGGCCTTGCTGACCTTTGGGCTGTTCTTGACATTGATACCTGTGCATGACCTTTTGCTTGCTCAGTTTTAGACTTGGTTTTAGCACCTCCCCCACTTCCTTCTGGTATTCACTTTCTGATGTTTCTCAGTAAACTGCTAACTTACTTAAGTGGGTTCCCTTCCTAATTGGGTAGCTTCTATGATGGGTCTCCAGTATAACTTTAAATTTGTTGCAGAAgccaacttaatttttttctttctttctcaaagtagggtctcactttaggcaaggctgacctggaattcactctagcctaggctgaccttgaactcatggtgatcctccttcagcttccagagtactggggttataggtgtgaaccatcaCTCCTGGCTCAGTTTAAGAGGGAGCAGAACATGCTAGATTAAAAAGtttaggctgggtatggtggcacgcctttaatcccagcactggggaggcagaggtaggaggattgctgtaaagtttgaggccaacctgttcctacagagtaagactctactcccaaaatacaaaaaccaaccaaccaaacaacaacaacaaaaacagttaaaataatttttttttaaaagtttaagctTAGAAACAGCTACAATTGCTTGATCTTACATCCTTAGAATGGTGTCTCCTCCAGAAGCATTAGATACTACTGCTATCAGTATTACTGTTTTGAGAGCCTGGATCTCATTTTGTAGCACAAGGTGGCCTCTAGCTCTGTGTGTACCCTCCAACCCTGgaacctcctgccttagcctcctcatATCTTGAGCTTCTGATTGTATTTTACATTGGCagtactttgttttgtttgtttttattgtttttcttttttttattttttatttttatttttattgtttttcaaggtagggtcttactctagcccaggctgacctggaattcactatgtagtctcaggctggcctcgaactcaaggtaatcctcctacctctgcctccccaatgctgggattaaaggcgtgcaccaccacgcccagccccattGGCAGTACTTTGAATTGCTGTTGTCTTAAGGCATAAATGTAACGAAATAATGTATTCCCAACATAGGTAAATAATTCAGGTGTAAAACCCAAGAACTATGGACACTACCGCTATAAATACCGCTTTTTTCCCATGGTGTAGGGTGAGTTTTCTTGACTAAAAGTACtactttagccgggtgtggtggtgcacgcccttaatcccagcacttgggagacagaagtaggaggattgctgtgagttcaaggccagcctgagactacatagtgaattccaggtcagtctggactagagtgagacattacctggaaaaaaaaaatattacctaattgatatttatttacttatttttaattaattatttgtgagagagtgaagggggagagagagtggcagagagagagagagagtgagagaaagtggggggcgtgcaccagggcctctagccactgcaaacgaacgccagatgcgtgtgccatcttatgcatctggtttatgtgggtactggggaatcaaacctgggtccttaggcttcaaaggcgagtgcttaactgctaagccatctctccagcccttgatttttattttatttctttaaaaatttttttaaattcatttttacttatttatttgagagtgacagagagaaagaggcagagagcgagagagagacagagaatgggcatgccggagtctccagccactgcaattgaactccagacgcgtgcgctcccttgtgcatctggctaacgtgggttctggggaatcaagcctcggactggggtccttaggcttcacaggcaagcgcttaaccgctaagccatctctccagcccttgatttttatttttgcaacagAAAGGTTTACTTAGTGCACTGCAGGGGCAGAGGGTGGGCAGTGATAAGAATACTGCCTGTAGCCAAGAGTGTTAACTTAAAAACAAATACTTAATTACTGTGTAAGCTATATGACcttttcctctgcttttttttttcctttttttaaaaaaaaatttaatttttattaacattttccatgatttttttttcctttttttctttttctgattcttGTTTTGGAGTATTTGGGCCCAGGCTATCTCCAAActcgttttttaaaaatattttatttattatttatttgatagagagaatcggtacacaagggcctctagccagtgcaaactccagatgcatgtgccactttgtgcatctggcttacatgagtactaaggaattgaacccaggtccttgggctttgcaagtaagcaccttaactgctgagtcatctctccagctccataattattatttttctggtttttcaaggttgggtctcactagcctaggctgaccaggaatacaccatgtagtctcagagtggcctcgaactcacagtgatcctcctacctctgcctcccgagtgctgggattaaaggtgtgcaccaccacacctggcagatttttattttttgttgttaaacatttcttttgcatgtgtatgtgtttatgtatggtggttctgtgtgtgtctgtgggaattcactaggtaatctcagggcggcctcaaactcacggcaatcctcctacctctacctctgcctctgcctcccgagtactgcaactaaaggcatgggctaccacgcctggctcagccttttgttttttaagcagggtctcattttggcccaggctgacctggtactcactctgtagcccaggctggcttgaggcaatcccaagtgctggcattaaaagtatATGtcaccatgctggccttgaactcatggcgatcctcctacctctgcctcccaagtgccgggattaaaggcttgtgctaccatgcctggcttttttttttttttttttaagtcccgtATGTCAATTATTTAATTCATCTGTTAAGACCATTTGCAATAAGTTTAGTCATGTTTGAATTTAGAGTCACCTTTTTTCCTCTTCGGCCTTGTAGGTTacttgaacttttctttttatgttccaTTTAAATCTCTCTTGCCATGTCTCCTTTTTTAGGTGGTTACTTTGGAGATAACAGCAAATATAACTTCATACAATCTACTTAGAATCAATATATACCACTTCAAGGGGAATGTAGAAATGTTGGTGCTAGACTGTATTCTTTCCTTTTGGCTTGTTGTACATCAACATACGTTGAAACCCCATCAGACtgaagggtttttatttttatgttatttatttattttattattatatatgtatatttgttttgttttttcaaggtacagtctcactagctcaggctgacctggaattcactatgcagtctcagggtggtctcaaactcactgcgatcctcctacctctgcctcctgagtgctgggattaaaggtgtgcgccaccatgcccagcagatttttactttttgttgttaaacatttcttttgcatgtgtatgtgtttatgtgtggtggTTCTGTGTATGTCTGGgaacgtgtgtgtatgtggaggccagaggtagacacTGGATGCTCTCCTCGACCACTTaacttttattctttgagatagtctCTTGCTGACCCTGGAGCTTAACactttggctagactagctagccagtgagccctgtgGACCTTGTTGTCtgtacctccccagcactgtggtTACAtgccatgggttctggagatctgaactcaggtccttaggcttaccatctccctagtccctttcatatacttttatttttgtatggtattggcgcaccagagcctccagccactataattgaactctagacatgtatgccatcttgtgttcatgtgcaaccttgcgtgcttgcatcaccttgtgcatctggcttacgtgggacctgaagaatagaacatggctccttaggcttcacaggcaagtgccttaaccactaagccatctctccagcccactttcatatatttttatatatatgacACCCATGAGACTATTAGCCTTCTACGATTTATTGGACTTATTATTTCTATTGCTTTTCCTTCATTCTGGAGTTTCAGACTTCCTTCTTAATGAATTCTATCTGAAGAATATCGTTTGGCAGTTCTTTTATAATAGGTCTGCAGTGTTATGCCCAGATTTCATgaagtgggtccttaggcttcatagttaagtgccttaactgctaagccctctctccagctgccccccctttttgaggcaggttctcattctagtccaggctgacctggaattcactacgtagtcttaagGTGACCTCAAACGCATgggggtcctcctatctctgccttccgagtgctgggattaaatgtatgtgtcaccacacatggctttgaagttaatttattaaaaaaaaaatatatatatatatatatatatatatatatatatatatattttccacatatagtgtatatatgtgtgtgtatatatatatatgtgtgtgtgtgtgtgtgtgtatatatatatattttttatttatttatttgagagagagagagataaagaaataggcaggtagagagagagaatgggcgtgccagggcctccagccactgcaaacaaactccagatgcatgtgcctccttgtgcatctggctttcatgggcattgaggaattgaacatgagtcctttgactttgcaggcacgtgccttaactgctaagccatctctccagcccttgaaaattatatgtatattattgacaacttttatacttacatacaacaaaccatggtatttccctcccctcccctcccctcctttcccctctatgactctgctctccgtcatactTGGTTTTGACTTTCTGACGTTTGTGTTAGTAGCACTTTAATTTCTGTCCTTCCCAAATGCTCCCTGGCAGAATTGCAGAAGTGGCGGTGTCCTGACTACTATGAGAACAGCGTCCACAAGATGCAGCTCCCGTTCTCCAGCAGGCTCTTGGGCAGCACCCTGACGGCCGAGGGGAAGCAGGgccggcggcagcagcagctccgGCGGCTGCAGGAGCTCAATGCCCGGCGGCGGGAGGAGAAGCTGCAGCTGGATCAGGAGCGGCTGGACCGACTGCTCTGCGTGCAGGTGACGCCTGAGGCGGGACCCGTCCCTGCGAGTTCTTTTCCCCACTCCATCCGTTCTCAGCCATAAAGCGCATTGACTGTTTAGGTCACCGTTTGGGTGGCAGAGTCCAGGTGGTCATCAGAGTCGTTGAGATTGGCAGTAGAGTGGAAGAGCAGGTTTTCTGAAGAACTGTGCCCTCATTCTAGCTTCAGTGATTTAGTTTTGTCATGtaatttcctcttttttgtttctaaCTTCTCCACATAAGTGCACAAACAGTAGGTGCACGTCTCTGCGTTTTCACAGGGGTGCACATGCTTGTGTCTGCTGTCAGATCAGGAAGTAGTGACATTTCTGACATCTGTCACCAGAGATTAGTTTTGCCAAGTTGGATGGTGCTGAAATAAGGAGGCCATGCTCACTGGCCCAGATAGCTGGAGAGGGACGCAGGTGTGGTGGGCTGAAGGGGTAACTGCATGGAGGCAGGCTGGAGAACCCCGGGAGCCCCTCTTGTTGCTCTTCATTTGGCTCCTTAGCGACTTGTCCTGTGAGTTTGCCACTGCTCCGCTTGTGTCTCAGAGCCGTGGCTGCTGTGGTTTCAGGAGCTCCTAGAGGACGGCCACATGGATCAGTTTCACAAAGCGCTGATGGAGCTGAACATGGACTCCCCAGAAGAGCTGCAGTCCTACATACAGAAGCTCAGCTCAGCAGTGGAGCAAGCTAAGCAGAAAATCCTGCaggctgaggccagccttgaGGTGGACGTGGTGGACAGCAAGCCAGAGGTGACCTGAGGCCTTGGGAGGGAGACTCCTTCAGGTCATTTAAGGGGGTCAGTTCTGAGGGGGGAAGTGTCTCACGAAGGCTGACATCAAAGGGGTTGTGACCAGGTGTAAGAAGAGAGCACCTTGATTGGTGACATCAGTAGGAATGTGGGTGGCAGTAGCGATGGCAcggaacctggaccagcaggatCTCACCATTGGGAGGGGACATGTGGTGTGGAATAGGAAGGTTATTTGCTCACCAGTCGTAGAGTCTGCTGTTCTCATTGTTACATGACAGCCGCCTGCTTTAAGCTTTCTGCTCCTGTTTTGAGTGCATTGAACTTGATCCTTCACTTTGTCTTCTGCCGTGGTGTTCCCTGGGGATGGGTGCCCACTTCATACATGCTTTATAGACTAGTAGAGCTGTTCAGTAAAATGTTGATGGGTTGACTTGAGATTTGCTTCTAACTAGGTCTAAAGACTGATTCGGAGTAAGTGCTTGGATTCCTTTCCTCTCTGGTTTCTGCCAGTGGACTCTTCACGTGGCAGAATTGAGCTGAGGCTGTGGGGCTCTAGGCCCTGACACCATTGGCCTGCCTGGCCATTTGGCCTAGGAGCCATTGGCTGGATCTCCTGTCTCTAGAACTTTAATAGAGTGTTACTAAGTGTAACTGACTTGATCTTCCCATAGGTTCCAGACCAGAGGAGTGTATACTCTGCCTTATGGCACTTCTGTAGTCACACACTCTCCCACTgatctgtgccccattttgtgacaCTTCTGAGGCAGGATTAACCATGTCAGTtggtagctcttttttttttttttttttttttttgaggtagggtcttgcttcagctgaggctgacctggaattcactatgtagtcttagggtggccttgaacaacttcctacctcttcctcccaagtgctgggattaaaggtgtgtgccaccatgcccagccttttttttttttaaatgagagtgatagttggcacgtcagggcctccagacactgcagtcgaactccagatgtgcgtacaaccttgtgcatgtggcttatgcagAACatgagacaagcaccttaaccactaagccagctctccagcccagctttttgtttttatatctattttgttacttcattcattcatttattttgtttgttttctgacaggcctgatggcacatgccttttatcccagcactcaggagcttaagactacatagtaaattccaggtcagcctaggctggacaAGAAAGACCCTAcgttgtaaaaccaaaaaaaaaatttttgtgtgtgtgttttgtttttggttggttttttgaggcagagtctcattcaccatctcaggctgacctggaacttacgtggttcccaggctggcttccagcaTAATAATCCTCTTCCTTCAGCCTTTTGGAttctgggatgaaagacatgagcgacatgccctgctttttacttatttgcacatatgtgggGATCTGGTGTgtgggccagggtct
Above is a window of Jaculus jaculus isolate mJacJac1 chromosome 8, mJacJac1.mat.Y.cur, whole genome shotgun sequence DNA encoding:
- the Actr5 gene encoding actin-related protein 5, with product MEANVFRFRDAPAAPDPVLETGPVVFGSQPVPLVLDNGSFQARAGWACPGPDPGPEPRLQFRAVCARGRGGARGAAGPQVGNALGSLEPLRWMLRSPFDRNVPVNLELQELLLDYSFQHLGVSSQGCVDHPIVLTEAVCNPLYSRQMMSELLFECYRIPKVAYGIDSLFSFYHNMPKNSLSSGLIISSGYQCTHILPILEGRLDARNCKRINLGGSQAAGYLQRLLQLKYPGHLAAVTLSRTEEILREHSYIAEDYSAELQKWRCPDYYENSVHKMQLPFSSRLLGSTLTAEGKQGRRQQQLRRLQELNARRREEKLQLDQERLDRLLCVQELLEDGHMDQFHKALMELNMDSPEELQSYIQKLSSAVEQAKQKILQAEASLEVDVVDSKPETPDLEQLEPSLEEVESMNDFEPLFSEEAPEVEKPVTTVQPVFNLAAYHQLFVGTERIRAPEIIFQPSLIGEEQAGLAETLQYVLDRYPKDVQETLVQNVFLTGGNVMYPGMKARVEKELLEMRPFQSSFQVQLASNPVLDAWYGARDWALDHLEDSGAWVTRKDYEEKGGEYLKEHCASNIYVPIRLPKQASRASEAQAPSRGLGASGSGTGEQT